One genomic region from Oncorhynchus gorbuscha isolate QuinsamMale2020 ecotype Even-year linkage group LG13, OgorEven_v1.0, whole genome shotgun sequence encodes:
- the LOC123992675 gene encoding SH3 domain-binding glutamic acid-rich-like protein isoform X41, whose translation MVIKVFLASSSGSTAIKKKQQDVLGFLEALKVDYAPLDIACNEDNRMWMRENVPVEKKPTNGIPLPPQIFNEESYCGDYETFFDAKEDNAVFAFLGLPPPPGSKKAPMKQEEAQEEVEDEEAKGEDDQPVSEEEEELRQLEQEEEDE comes from the exons ATGGTTATAAAAGTATTTCTAGCTTCTTCATCAGGATCGACAGCG ATCAAAAAGAAGCAACAGGATGTGCTTGGGTTCCTGGAGGCCCTGAAAGTGGACTACGCTCCATTGGACATTGCCTGCAATGAGGACAACCGCATGTGGATGAGGGAAAATGTCCCTGTGGAGAAAAAGCCCACCAACGGGATCCCCCTACCCCCTCAGATCTTCAACGAAGAGAGCTACTGTGGG GACTACGAGACATTCTTTGACGCTAAAGAAGACAATGCAGTGTTTGCCTTCCTGGGTCTGCCACCTCCACCAGGATCCAAG AAGGCCCCCATGAAGCAGGAAGAAGCCCAG GAAGAAGTAGAGGATGAGGAGGCTAAG GGAGAAGACGATCAGCCGGTTTCTGAG GAGGAAGAAGAGCTGCGACAGCTTGAG caggaagaagaggatgagtaG
- the LOC123992675 gene encoding SH3 domain-binding glutamic acid-rich protein-like isoform X13, with the protein MVIKVFLASSSGSTAIKKKQQDVLGFLEALKVDYAPLDIACNEDNRMWMRENVPVEKKPTNGIPLPPQIFNEESYCGDYETFFDAKEDNAVFAFLGLPPPPGSKEAKEAEKAFILENGPVENGTVEIETVESETVENGTDDAEDEENLEAEEVDEENLDDDSLKREVPMEEFNGDEHTEEVEAEVGGETGEEAAEEAAAAEEKVEKAEEEAVEDTEEATEDTKAPMKQEEAQEEVEDEEAKGEDDQPVSEEEEELRQLEEEEEAPEEEEDE; encoded by the exons ATGGTTATAAAAGTATTTCTAGCTTCTTCATCAGGATCGACAGCG ATCAAAAAGAAGCAACAGGATGTGCTTGGGTTCCTGGAGGCCCTGAAAGTGGACTACGCTCCATTGGACATTGCCTGCAATGAGGACAACCGCATGTGGATGAGGGAAAATGTCCCTGTGGAGAAAAAGCCCACCAACGGGATCCCCCTACCCCCTCAGATCTTCAACGAAGAGAGCTACTGTGGG GACTACGAGACATTCTTTGACGCTAAAGAAGACAATGCAGTGTTTGCCTTCCTGGGTCTGCCACCTCCACCAGGATCCAAG GAAGCGAAAGAGGCTGAAAAGGCATTTATCCTTGAGAATGGGCCTGTTGAAAATGGGACTGTTGAGATTGAGACCGTTGAGAGTGAGACCGTTGAGAACGGAACTGATGATGCTGAGGATGAAGAGAACCTTGAAGCTGAGGAGGTTGATGAGGAGAATCTTGATGATGACTCACTA AAAAGAGAGGTTCCGATGGAGGAGTTCAAtggagatgaacacacagaggAGGTGGAAGCAGAGGtgggaggagaaacaggagaggaggcAGCAGAAGAAGCCGCCGCCGCAGAAGAGAAGGTGGAAAAGGCGGAGGAGGAGGCGGTCGAAGACACAGAGGAAGCCACAGAAGACACT AAGGCCCCCATGAAGCAGGAAGAAGCCCAG GAAGAAGTAGAGGATGAGGAGGCTAAG GGAGAAGACGATCAGCCGGTTTCTGAG GAGGAAGAAGAGCTGCGACAGCTTGAG GAAGAAGAAGAGGCCCCAGAG gaagaagaggatgagtaG
- the LOC123992675 gene encoding SH3 domain-binding glutamic acid-rich-like protein isoform X42 encodes MVIKVFLASSSGSTAIKKKQQDVLGFLEALKVDYAPLDIACNEDNRMWMRENVPVEKKPTNGIPLPPQIFNEESYCGDYETFFDAKEDNAVFAFLGLPPPPGSKKAPMKQEEAQEEVEDEEAKGEDDQPVSEEEEELRQLEEEEDE; translated from the exons ATGGTTATAAAAGTATTTCTAGCTTCTTCATCAGGATCGACAGCG ATCAAAAAGAAGCAACAGGATGTGCTTGGGTTCCTGGAGGCCCTGAAAGTGGACTACGCTCCATTGGACATTGCCTGCAATGAGGACAACCGCATGTGGATGAGGGAAAATGTCCCTGTGGAGAAAAAGCCCACCAACGGGATCCCCCTACCCCCTCAGATCTTCAACGAAGAGAGCTACTGTGGG GACTACGAGACATTCTTTGACGCTAAAGAAGACAATGCAGTGTTTGCCTTCCTGGGTCTGCCACCTCCACCAGGATCCAAG AAGGCCCCCATGAAGCAGGAAGAAGCCCAG GAAGAAGTAGAGGATGAGGAGGCTAAG GGAGAAGACGATCAGCCGGTTTCTGAG GAGGAAGAAGAGCTGCGACAGCTTGAG gaagaagaggatgagtaG
- the LOC123992675 gene encoding SH3 domain-binding glutamic acid-rich-like protein isoform X43 encodes MVIKVFLASSSGSTAIKKKQQDVLGFLEALKVDYAPLDIACNEDNRMWMRENVPVEKKPTNGIPLPPQIFNEESYCGDYETFFDAKEDNAVFAFLGLPPPPGSKKAPMKQEEAQEEVEDEEAKGEDDQPVSEQEEEDE; translated from the exons ATGGTTATAAAAGTATTTCTAGCTTCTTCATCAGGATCGACAGCG ATCAAAAAGAAGCAACAGGATGTGCTTGGGTTCCTGGAGGCCCTGAAAGTGGACTACGCTCCATTGGACATTGCCTGCAATGAGGACAACCGCATGTGGATGAGGGAAAATGTCCCTGTGGAGAAAAAGCCCACCAACGGGATCCCCCTACCCCCTCAGATCTTCAACGAAGAGAGCTACTGTGGG GACTACGAGACATTCTTTGACGCTAAAGAAGACAATGCAGTGTTTGCCTTCCTGGGTCTGCCACCTCCACCAGGATCCAAG AAGGCCCCCATGAAGCAGGAAGAAGCCCAG GAAGAAGTAGAGGATGAGGAGGCTAAG GGAGAAGACGATCAGCCGGTTTCTGAG caggaagaagaggatgagtaG
- the LOC123992675 gene encoding SH3 domain-binding glutamic acid-rich protein-like isoform X16 has protein sequence MVIKVFLASSSGSTAIKKKQQDVLGFLEALKVDYAPLDIACNEDNRMWMRENVPVEKKPTNGIPLPPQIFNEESYCGDYETFFDAKEDNAVFAFLGLPPPPGSKEAKEAEKAFILENGPVENGTVEIETVESETVENGTDDAEDEENLEAEEVDEENLDDDSLKREVPMEEFNGDEHTEEVEAEVGGETGEEAAEEAAAAEEKVEKAEEEAVEDTEEATEDTAPMKQEEAQEEVEDEEAKGEDDQPVSEEEEEAPEVTEQEEEDE, from the exons ATGGTTATAAAAGTATTTCTAGCTTCTTCATCAGGATCGACAGCG ATCAAAAAGAAGCAACAGGATGTGCTTGGGTTCCTGGAGGCCCTGAAAGTGGACTACGCTCCATTGGACATTGCCTGCAATGAGGACAACCGCATGTGGATGAGGGAAAATGTCCCTGTGGAGAAAAAGCCCACCAACGGGATCCCCCTACCCCCTCAGATCTTCAACGAAGAGAGCTACTGTGGG GACTACGAGACATTCTTTGACGCTAAAGAAGACAATGCAGTGTTTGCCTTCCTGGGTCTGCCACCTCCACCAGGATCCAAG GAAGCGAAAGAGGCTGAAAAGGCATTTATCCTTGAGAATGGGCCTGTTGAAAATGGGACTGTTGAGATTGAGACCGTTGAGAGTGAGACCGTTGAGAACGGAACTGATGATGCTGAGGATGAAGAGAACCTTGAAGCTGAGGAGGTTGATGAGGAGAATCTTGATGATGACTCACTA AAAAGAGAGGTTCCGATGGAGGAGTTCAAtggagatgaacacacagaggAGGTGGAAGCAGAGGtgggaggagaaacaggagaggaggcAGCAGAAGAAGCCGCCGCCGCAGAAGAGAAGGTGGAAAAGGCGGAGGAGGAGGCGGTCGAAGACACAGAGGAAGCCACAGAAGACACT GCCCCCATGAAGCAGGAAGAAGCCCAG GAAGAAGTAGAGGATGAGGAGGCTAAG GGAGAAGACGATCAGCCGGTTTCTGAG GAAGAAGAAGAGGCCCCAGAGGTAACAGAG caggaagaagaggatgagtaG
- the LOC123992675 gene encoding SH3 domain-binding glutamic acid-rich-like protein isoform X31, translating into MVIKVFLASSSGSTAIKKKQQDVLGFLEALKVDYAPLDIACNEDNRMWMRENVPVEKKPTNGIPLPPQIFNEESYCGDYETFFDAKEDNAVFAFLGLPPPPGSKEAKEAEKAFILENGPVENGTVEIETVESETVENGTDDAEDEENLEAEEVDEENLDDDSLAPMKQEEAQEEVEDEEAKGEDDQPVSEQEEEDE; encoded by the exons ATGGTTATAAAAGTATTTCTAGCTTCTTCATCAGGATCGACAGCG ATCAAAAAGAAGCAACAGGATGTGCTTGGGTTCCTGGAGGCCCTGAAAGTGGACTACGCTCCATTGGACATTGCCTGCAATGAGGACAACCGCATGTGGATGAGGGAAAATGTCCCTGTGGAGAAAAAGCCCACCAACGGGATCCCCCTACCCCCTCAGATCTTCAACGAAGAGAGCTACTGTGGG GACTACGAGACATTCTTTGACGCTAAAGAAGACAATGCAGTGTTTGCCTTCCTGGGTCTGCCACCTCCACCAGGATCCAAG GAAGCGAAAGAGGCTGAAAAGGCATTTATCCTTGAGAATGGGCCTGTTGAAAATGGGACTGTTGAGATTGAGACCGTTGAGAGTGAGACCGTTGAGAACGGAACTGATGATGCTGAGGATGAAGAGAACCTTGAAGCTGAGGAGGTTGATGAGGAGAATCTTGATGATGACTCACTA GCCCCCATGAAGCAGGAAGAAGCCCAG GAAGAAGTAGAGGATGAGGAGGCTAAG GGAGAAGACGATCAGCCGGTTTCTGAG caggaagaagaggatgagtaG
- the LOC123992675 gene encoding SH3 domain-binding glutamic acid-rich-like protein isoform X28, translating into MVIKVFLASSSGSTAIKKKQQDVLGFLEALKVDYAPLDIACNEDNRMWMRENVPVEKKPTNGIPLPPQIFNEESYCGDYETFFDAKEDNAVFAFLGLPPPPGSKKREVPMEEFNGDEHTEEVEAEVGGETGEEAAEEAAAAEEKVEKAEEEAVEDTEEATEDTAPMKQEEAQEEVEDEEAKGEDDQPVSEEEEELRQLEEEEEAPEVTEQEEEDE; encoded by the exons ATGGTTATAAAAGTATTTCTAGCTTCTTCATCAGGATCGACAGCG ATCAAAAAGAAGCAACAGGATGTGCTTGGGTTCCTGGAGGCCCTGAAAGTGGACTACGCTCCATTGGACATTGCCTGCAATGAGGACAACCGCATGTGGATGAGGGAAAATGTCCCTGTGGAGAAAAAGCCCACCAACGGGATCCCCCTACCCCCTCAGATCTTCAACGAAGAGAGCTACTGTGGG GACTACGAGACATTCTTTGACGCTAAAGAAGACAATGCAGTGTTTGCCTTCCTGGGTCTGCCACCTCCACCAGGATCCAAG AAAAGAGAGGTTCCGATGGAGGAGTTCAAtggagatgaacacacagaggAGGTGGAAGCAGAGGtgggaggagaaacaggagaggaggcAGCAGAAGAAGCCGCCGCCGCAGAAGAGAAGGTGGAAAAGGCGGAGGAGGAGGCGGTCGAAGACACAGAGGAAGCCACAGAAGACACT GCCCCCATGAAGCAGGAAGAAGCCCAG GAAGAAGTAGAGGATGAGGAGGCTAAG GGAGAAGACGATCAGCCGGTTTCTGAG GAGGAAGAAGAGCTGCGACAGCTTGAG GAAGAAGAAGAGGCCCCAGAGGTAACAGAG caggaagaagaggatgagtaG
- the LOC123992675 gene encoding SH3 domain-binding glutamic acid-rich-like protein isoform X49 → MVIKVFLASSSGSTAIKKKQQDVLGFLEALKVDYAPLDIACNEDNRMWMRENVPVEKKPTNGIPLPPQIFNEESYCGDYETFFDAKEDNAVFAFLGLPPPPGSKAPMKQEEAQEEVEDEEAKQEEEDE, encoded by the exons ATGGTTATAAAAGTATTTCTAGCTTCTTCATCAGGATCGACAGCG ATCAAAAAGAAGCAACAGGATGTGCTTGGGTTCCTGGAGGCCCTGAAAGTGGACTACGCTCCATTGGACATTGCCTGCAATGAGGACAACCGCATGTGGATGAGGGAAAATGTCCCTGTGGAGAAAAAGCCCACCAACGGGATCCCCCTACCCCCTCAGATCTTCAACGAAGAGAGCTACTGTGGG GACTACGAGACATTCTTTGACGCTAAAGAAGACAATGCAGTGTTTGCCTTCCTGGGTCTGCCACCTCCACCAGGATCCAAG GCCCCCATGAAGCAGGAAGAAGCCCAG GAAGAAGTAGAGGATGAGGAGGCTAAG caggaagaagaggatgagtaG
- the LOC123992675 gene encoding SH3 domain-binding glutamic acid-rich-like protein isoform X30, whose protein sequence is MVIKVFLASSSGSTAIKKKQQDVLGFLEALKVDYAPLDIACNEDNRMWMRENVPVEKKPTNGIPLPPQIFNEESYCGDYETFFDAKEDNAVFAFLGLPPPPGSKEAKEAEKAFILENGPVENGTVEIETVESETVENGTDDAEDEENLEAEEVDEENLDDDSLKAPMKQEEAQEEVEDEEAKGEDDQPVSEQEEEDE, encoded by the exons ATGGTTATAAAAGTATTTCTAGCTTCTTCATCAGGATCGACAGCG ATCAAAAAGAAGCAACAGGATGTGCTTGGGTTCCTGGAGGCCCTGAAAGTGGACTACGCTCCATTGGACATTGCCTGCAATGAGGACAACCGCATGTGGATGAGGGAAAATGTCCCTGTGGAGAAAAAGCCCACCAACGGGATCCCCCTACCCCCTCAGATCTTCAACGAAGAGAGCTACTGTGGG GACTACGAGACATTCTTTGACGCTAAAGAAGACAATGCAGTGTTTGCCTTCCTGGGTCTGCCACCTCCACCAGGATCCAAG GAAGCGAAAGAGGCTGAAAAGGCATTTATCCTTGAGAATGGGCCTGTTGAAAATGGGACTGTTGAGATTGAGACCGTTGAGAGTGAGACCGTTGAGAACGGAACTGATGATGCTGAGGATGAAGAGAACCTTGAAGCTGAGGAGGTTGATGAGGAGAATCTTGATGATGACTCACTA AAGGCCCCCATGAAGCAGGAAGAAGCCCAG GAAGAAGTAGAGGATGAGGAGGCTAAG GGAGAAGACGATCAGCCGGTTTCTGAG caggaagaagaggatgagtaG
- the LOC123992675 gene encoding SH3 domain-binding glutamic acid-rich-like protein isoform X33 yields MVIKVFLASSSGSTAIKKKQQDVLGFLEALKVDYAPLDIACNEDNRMWMRENVPVEKKPTNGIPLPPQIFNEESYCGDYETFFDAKEDNAVFAFLGLPPPPGSKEAKEAEKAFILENGPVENGTVEIETVESETVENGTDDAEDEENLEAEEVDEENLDDDSLAPMKQEEAQEEVEDEEAKGEDDQPVSEEEEDE; encoded by the exons ATGGTTATAAAAGTATTTCTAGCTTCTTCATCAGGATCGACAGCG ATCAAAAAGAAGCAACAGGATGTGCTTGGGTTCCTGGAGGCCCTGAAAGTGGACTACGCTCCATTGGACATTGCCTGCAATGAGGACAACCGCATGTGGATGAGGGAAAATGTCCCTGTGGAGAAAAAGCCCACCAACGGGATCCCCCTACCCCCTCAGATCTTCAACGAAGAGAGCTACTGTGGG GACTACGAGACATTCTTTGACGCTAAAGAAGACAATGCAGTGTTTGCCTTCCTGGGTCTGCCACCTCCACCAGGATCCAAG GAAGCGAAAGAGGCTGAAAAGGCATTTATCCTTGAGAATGGGCCTGTTGAAAATGGGACTGTTGAGATTGAGACCGTTGAGAGTGAGACCGTTGAGAACGGAACTGATGATGCTGAGGATGAAGAGAACCTTGAAGCTGAGGAGGTTGATGAGGAGAATCTTGATGATGACTCACTA GCCCCCATGAAGCAGGAAGAAGCCCAG GAAGAAGTAGAGGATGAGGAGGCTAAG GGAGAAGACGATCAGCCGGTTTCTGAG gaagaagaggatgagtaG
- the LOC123992675 gene encoding SH3 domain-binding glutamic acid-rich protein-like isoform X19, whose protein sequence is MVIKVFLASSSGSTAIKKKQQDVLGFLEALKVDYAPLDIACNEDNRMWMRENVPVEKKPTNGIPLPPQIFNEESYCGDYETFFDAKEDNAVFAFLGLPPPPGSKEAKEAEKAFILENGPVENGTVEIETVESETVENGTDDAEDEENLEAEEVDEENLDDDSLKREVPMEEFNGDEHTEEVEAEVGGETGEEAAEEAAAAEEKVEKAEEEAVEDTEEATEDTAPMKQEEAQEEVEDEEAKGEDDQPVSEEEEEAPEVTEEEEDE, encoded by the exons ATGGTTATAAAAGTATTTCTAGCTTCTTCATCAGGATCGACAGCG ATCAAAAAGAAGCAACAGGATGTGCTTGGGTTCCTGGAGGCCCTGAAAGTGGACTACGCTCCATTGGACATTGCCTGCAATGAGGACAACCGCATGTGGATGAGGGAAAATGTCCCTGTGGAGAAAAAGCCCACCAACGGGATCCCCCTACCCCCTCAGATCTTCAACGAAGAGAGCTACTGTGGG GACTACGAGACATTCTTTGACGCTAAAGAAGACAATGCAGTGTTTGCCTTCCTGGGTCTGCCACCTCCACCAGGATCCAAG GAAGCGAAAGAGGCTGAAAAGGCATTTATCCTTGAGAATGGGCCTGTTGAAAATGGGACTGTTGAGATTGAGACCGTTGAGAGTGAGACCGTTGAGAACGGAACTGATGATGCTGAGGATGAAGAGAACCTTGAAGCTGAGGAGGTTGATGAGGAGAATCTTGATGATGACTCACTA AAAAGAGAGGTTCCGATGGAGGAGTTCAAtggagatgaacacacagaggAGGTGGAAGCAGAGGtgggaggagaaacaggagaggaggcAGCAGAAGAAGCCGCCGCCGCAGAAGAGAAGGTGGAAAAGGCGGAGGAGGAGGCGGTCGAAGACACAGAGGAAGCCACAGAAGACACT GCCCCCATGAAGCAGGAAGAAGCCCAG GAAGAAGTAGAGGATGAGGAGGCTAAG GGAGAAGACGATCAGCCGGTTTCTGAG GAAGAAGAAGAGGCCCCAGAGGTAACAGAG gaagaagaggatgagtaG
- the LOC123992675 gene encoding SH3 domain-binding glutamic acid-rich protein-like isoform X12, translating to MVIKVFLASSSGSTAIKKKQQDVLGFLEALKVDYAPLDIACNEDNRMWMRENVPVEKKPTNGIPLPPQIFNEESYCGDYETFFDAKEDNAVFAFLGLPPPPGSKEAKEAEKAFILENGPVENGTVEIETVESETVENGTDDAEDEENLEAEEVDEENLDDDSLKREVPMEEFNGDEHTEEVEAEVGGETGEEAAEEAAAAEEKVEKAEEEAVEDTEEATEDTAPMKQEEAQEEVEDEEAKGEDDQPVSEEEEELRQLEEEEEAPEQEEEDE from the exons ATGGTTATAAAAGTATTTCTAGCTTCTTCATCAGGATCGACAGCG ATCAAAAAGAAGCAACAGGATGTGCTTGGGTTCCTGGAGGCCCTGAAAGTGGACTACGCTCCATTGGACATTGCCTGCAATGAGGACAACCGCATGTGGATGAGGGAAAATGTCCCTGTGGAGAAAAAGCCCACCAACGGGATCCCCCTACCCCCTCAGATCTTCAACGAAGAGAGCTACTGTGGG GACTACGAGACATTCTTTGACGCTAAAGAAGACAATGCAGTGTTTGCCTTCCTGGGTCTGCCACCTCCACCAGGATCCAAG GAAGCGAAAGAGGCTGAAAAGGCATTTATCCTTGAGAATGGGCCTGTTGAAAATGGGACTGTTGAGATTGAGACCGTTGAGAGTGAGACCGTTGAGAACGGAACTGATGATGCTGAGGATGAAGAGAACCTTGAAGCTGAGGAGGTTGATGAGGAGAATCTTGATGATGACTCACTA AAAAGAGAGGTTCCGATGGAGGAGTTCAAtggagatgaacacacagaggAGGTGGAAGCAGAGGtgggaggagaaacaggagaggaggcAGCAGAAGAAGCCGCCGCCGCAGAAGAGAAGGTGGAAAAGGCGGAGGAGGAGGCGGTCGAAGACACAGAGGAAGCCACAGAAGACACT GCCCCCATGAAGCAGGAAGAAGCCCAG GAAGAAGTAGAGGATGAGGAGGCTAAG GGAGAAGACGATCAGCCGGTTTCTGAG GAGGAAGAAGAGCTGCGACAGCTTGAG GAAGAAGAAGAGGCCCCAGAG caggaagaagaggatgagtaG
- the LOC123992675 gene encoding SH3 domain-binding glutamic acid-rich protein-like isoform X21, which produces MVIKVFLASSSGSTAIKKKQQDVLGFLEALKVDYAPLDIACNEDNRMWMRENVPVEKKPTNGIPLPPQIFNEESYCGDYETFFDAKEDNAVFAFLGLPPPPGSKEAKEAEKAFILENGPVENGTVEIETVESETVENGTDDAEDEENLEAEEVDEENLDDDSLKREVPMEEFNGDEHTEEVEAEVGGETGEEAAEEAAAAEEKVEKAEEEAVEDTEEATEDTAPMKQEEAQEEVEDEEAKGEDDQPVSEEEEELRQLEEEEDE; this is translated from the exons ATGGTTATAAAAGTATTTCTAGCTTCTTCATCAGGATCGACAGCG ATCAAAAAGAAGCAACAGGATGTGCTTGGGTTCCTGGAGGCCCTGAAAGTGGACTACGCTCCATTGGACATTGCCTGCAATGAGGACAACCGCATGTGGATGAGGGAAAATGTCCCTGTGGAGAAAAAGCCCACCAACGGGATCCCCCTACCCCCTCAGATCTTCAACGAAGAGAGCTACTGTGGG GACTACGAGACATTCTTTGACGCTAAAGAAGACAATGCAGTGTTTGCCTTCCTGGGTCTGCCACCTCCACCAGGATCCAAG GAAGCGAAAGAGGCTGAAAAGGCATTTATCCTTGAGAATGGGCCTGTTGAAAATGGGACTGTTGAGATTGAGACCGTTGAGAGTGAGACCGTTGAGAACGGAACTGATGATGCTGAGGATGAAGAGAACCTTGAAGCTGAGGAGGTTGATGAGGAGAATCTTGATGATGACTCACTA AAAAGAGAGGTTCCGATGGAGGAGTTCAAtggagatgaacacacagaggAGGTGGAAGCAGAGGtgggaggagaaacaggagaggaggcAGCAGAAGAAGCCGCCGCCGCAGAAGAGAAGGTGGAAAAGGCGGAGGAGGAGGCGGTCGAAGACACAGAGGAAGCCACAGAAGACACT GCCCCCATGAAGCAGGAAGAAGCCCAG GAAGAAGTAGAGGATGAGGAGGCTAAG GGAGAAGACGATCAGCCGGTTTCTGAG GAGGAAGAAGAGCTGCGACAGCTTGAG gaagaagaggatgagtaG
- the LOC123992675 gene encoding SH3 domain-binding glutamic acid-rich protein-like isoform X17, whose protein sequence is MVIKVFLASSSGSTAIKKKQQDVLGFLEALKVDYAPLDIACNEDNRMWMRENVPVEKKPTNGIPLPPQIFNEESYCGDYETFFDAKEDNAVFAFLGLPPPPGSKEAKEAEKAFILENGPVENGTVEIETVESETVENGTDDAEDEENLEAEEVDEENLDDDSLKREVPMEEFNGDEHTEEVEAEVGGETGEEAAEEAAAAEEKVEKAEEEAVEDTEEATEDTKAPMKQEEAQEEVEDEEAKGEDDQPVSEEEEEAPEVTEEEEDE, encoded by the exons ATGGTTATAAAAGTATTTCTAGCTTCTTCATCAGGATCGACAGCG ATCAAAAAGAAGCAACAGGATGTGCTTGGGTTCCTGGAGGCCCTGAAAGTGGACTACGCTCCATTGGACATTGCCTGCAATGAGGACAACCGCATGTGGATGAGGGAAAATGTCCCTGTGGAGAAAAAGCCCACCAACGGGATCCCCCTACCCCCTCAGATCTTCAACGAAGAGAGCTACTGTGGG GACTACGAGACATTCTTTGACGCTAAAGAAGACAATGCAGTGTTTGCCTTCCTGGGTCTGCCACCTCCACCAGGATCCAAG GAAGCGAAAGAGGCTGAAAAGGCATTTATCCTTGAGAATGGGCCTGTTGAAAATGGGACTGTTGAGATTGAGACCGTTGAGAGTGAGACCGTTGAGAACGGAACTGATGATGCTGAGGATGAAGAGAACCTTGAAGCTGAGGAGGTTGATGAGGAGAATCTTGATGATGACTCACTA AAAAGAGAGGTTCCGATGGAGGAGTTCAAtggagatgaacacacagaggAGGTGGAAGCAGAGGtgggaggagaaacaggagaggaggcAGCAGAAGAAGCCGCCGCCGCAGAAGAGAAGGTGGAAAAGGCGGAGGAGGAGGCGGTCGAAGACACAGAGGAAGCCACAGAAGACACT AAGGCCCCCATGAAGCAGGAAGAAGCCCAG GAAGAAGTAGAGGATGAGGAGGCTAAG GGAGAAGACGATCAGCCGGTTTCTGAG GAAGAAGAAGAGGCCCCAGAGGTAACAGAG gaagaagaggatgagtaG
- the LOC123992675 gene encoding SH3 domain-binding glutamic acid-rich protein-like isoform X26: MVIKVFLASSSGSTAIKKKQQDVLGFLEALKVDYAPLDIACNEDNRMWMRENVPVEKKPTNGIPLPPQIFNEESYCGDYETFFDAKEDNAVFAFLGLPPPPGSKEAKEAEKAFILENGPVENGTVEIETVESETVENGTDDAEDEENLEAEEVDEENLDDDSLAPMKQEEAQEEVEDEEAKGEDDQPVSEGEEDLGSEEEEELRQLEEEEEAPEVTEQEEEDE, from the exons ATGGTTATAAAAGTATTTCTAGCTTCTTCATCAGGATCGACAGCG ATCAAAAAGAAGCAACAGGATGTGCTTGGGTTCCTGGAGGCCCTGAAAGTGGACTACGCTCCATTGGACATTGCCTGCAATGAGGACAACCGCATGTGGATGAGGGAAAATGTCCCTGTGGAGAAAAAGCCCACCAACGGGATCCCCCTACCCCCTCAGATCTTCAACGAAGAGAGCTACTGTGGG GACTACGAGACATTCTTTGACGCTAAAGAAGACAATGCAGTGTTTGCCTTCCTGGGTCTGCCACCTCCACCAGGATCCAAG GAAGCGAAAGAGGCTGAAAAGGCATTTATCCTTGAGAATGGGCCTGTTGAAAATGGGACTGTTGAGATTGAGACCGTTGAGAGTGAGACCGTTGAGAACGGAACTGATGATGCTGAGGATGAAGAGAACCTTGAAGCTGAGGAGGTTGATGAGGAGAATCTTGATGATGACTCACTA GCCCCCATGAAGCAGGAAGAAGCCCAG GAAGAAGTAGAGGATGAGGAGGCTAAG GGAGAAGACGATCAGCCGGTTTCTGAG GGAGAAGAAGATTTGGGGTCGGAG GAGGAAGAAGAGCTGCGACAGCTTGAG GAAGAAGAAGAGGCCCCAGAGGTAACAGAG caggaagaagaggatgagtaG